In Streptomyces durocortorensis, a genomic segment contains:
- a CDS encoding UDP-glucose dehydrogenase family protein, with the protein MRLTVIGTGYLGAVHAACMADIGHDVLGVDVDTERITVLSEGRPPFYEPGFDEILNRALASGRLRFGTELRAAAAHGEVHFICVGTPQQAGSRAADLRYVDAVVDGLVPHLPRSCLVVGKSTVPVGTTARLNTRIAGLVPAGVRAEVAWNPEFLREGFAVEDTLRPDRLVVGVSGREADETLRRVYAPMLGAGVPYISTDPSTAELVKVAANSFLATKISFINAMSEVCDAAGADVATLADALGHDTRIGRQFLNAGLGFGGGCLPKDIRAFAARAQELGVGPAVEFLDQVDAINHRQRTRTVALVRRLAGGDLAGRRVAVLGATFKPDSDDVRDSPALAVATALHRQGAEVRVHDPEGAANARRAHPELRCGSDLLTACRGSDLVLHLTEWRQYREVDPVELARVVRTPVLVDGRNALRHDQWRAAGWAVKALGRPYAPAQPSDAQPLDAQSRNALRATIVSPATGPSPVAALSSALPNGQA; encoded by the coding sequence ATGCGGCTGACCGTCATCGGTACGGGATACCTCGGAGCTGTGCACGCCGCGTGCATGGCCGACATCGGGCACGACGTCCTCGGTGTCGACGTCGACACCGAAAGGATCACGGTCCTCTCGGAAGGCAGACCTCCGTTCTACGAGCCGGGTTTCGACGAGATCCTGAACCGGGCCCTCGCCTCGGGGCGGCTGCGCTTCGGCACCGAGCTGCGTGCGGCCGCCGCGCACGGCGAGGTCCACTTCATCTGCGTGGGCACCCCCCAGCAGGCCGGTTCCCGGGCGGCCGACCTGCGGTACGTGGACGCCGTCGTCGACGGGCTCGTGCCGCATCTGCCCAGGTCGTGCCTGGTGGTCGGCAAGTCCACCGTCCCAGTGGGCACGACCGCGCGCCTCAACACCCGGATCGCCGGTCTCGTGCCGGCGGGGGTGCGGGCGGAGGTGGCATGGAACCCCGAATTCCTGCGCGAGGGCTTCGCGGTCGAGGACACACTGCGGCCGGACAGGCTCGTGGTGGGCGTGTCCGGCCGGGAAGCGGACGAGACACTGCGCCGGGTGTACGCCCCGATGCTCGGGGCGGGCGTTCCCTACATCAGCACCGACCCGAGCACGGCCGAGCTGGTGAAGGTCGCGGCCAACTCCTTCCTCGCCACCAAGATCTCCTTCATCAACGCGATGTCCGAGGTCTGCGATGCGGCGGGCGCGGACGTGGCGACCCTCGCCGACGCCCTCGGCCACGACACCCGGATCGGGCGGCAGTTCCTCAACGCCGGTCTGGGCTTCGGCGGGGGCTGCCTGCCCAAGGACATCCGGGCGTTCGCCGCCCGTGCGCAGGAGCTCGGGGTCGGTCCGGCCGTGGAGTTCCTCGACCAGGTCGATGCGATCAACCATCGCCAGCGGACCCGGACGGTCGCGCTCGTACGCCGGTTGGCGGGCGGCGACCTCGCCGGCCGCCGGGTGGCCGTCCTGGGCGCCACGTTCAAGCCGGACAGCGACGACGTGCGCGACTCGCCGGCGCTGGCCGTGGCGACGGCCCTGCACCGGCAGGGCGCTGAGGTCCGGGTGCACGACCCGGAAGGTGCCGCGAACGCCCGGCGCGCCCATCCGGAACTGCGGTGCGGCTCGGACCTCCTGACCGCCTGCCGGGGCTCGGACCTCGTCCTCCACCTCACCGAGTGGCGGCAGTACCGCGAGGTGGACCCGGTCGAGCTGGCCCGTGTGGTCCGCACCCCGGTCCTCGTCGACGGACGGAACGCGCTCCGGCACGACCAGTGGCGGGCCGCCGGGTGGGCGGTGAAGGCGCTGGGCCGCCCGTACGCCCCGGCCCAGCCGTCGGACGCCCAGCCGTTGGACGCCCAGTCCCGGAACGCCTTGCGGGCCACGATCGTGTCGCCCGCCACCGGACCGAGCCCCGTCGCGGCCCTGTCCTCCGCGCTGCCGAACGGCCAGGCTTGA